A single Paenibacillus sp. FSL R5-0517 DNA region contains:
- a CDS encoding ABC transporter ATP-binding protein, producing MSKGLHMREVTMYYAEGNNRITALDHVSISVEPGEFVAVVGPSGSGKSTFLSIAGAMLKASEGDIQLNGNHISKLTEKELSTIRLQEVGFIMQSSNLVPYLNVLDQLLVVKRMAGTVKKEDKAFATKLLEELGLGLKLKSFPEELSGGEKQRTAIARSLMNNPNIILADEPTASLDTKRAHEVVSLIAQEVKSRQKAAIMVTHDERMLEYCDKVYRMYDGGLSLAKS from the coding sequence ATGAGTAAGGGATTGCACATGCGGGAAGTCACCATGTATTATGCCGAAGGAAATAATCGGATCACCGCGCTCGATCATGTATCCATATCCGTGGAACCGGGGGAATTTGTTGCTGTCGTTGGACCTTCTGGTTCTGGTAAAAGTACATTCTTGTCTATTGCTGGGGCCATGCTGAAAGCCTCCGAAGGAGATATTCAACTAAACGGAAATCATATTTCGAAGCTTACGGAGAAAGAGCTATCTACTATACGGCTGCAAGAAGTTGGATTTATTATGCAATCTTCCAATCTAGTTCCCTATCTAAATGTTCTCGATCAACTGTTAGTTGTAAAAAGAATGGCGGGAACGGTCAAAAAAGAGGATAAGGCATTTGCCACCAAGCTGCTGGAAGAACTGGGGCTGGGTTTGAAGTTAAAAAGTTTTCCCGAAGAGTTATCCGGTGGTGAGAAACAACGGACAGCCATTGCGCGTTCTTTAATGAATAATCCCAACATCATCTTGGCCGATGAACCAACCGCCAGTTTGGACACCAAACGAGCCCATGAAGTGGTTAGTCTAATCGCGCAAGAAGTGAAATCACGCCAAAAAGCGGCCATTATGGTTACCCATGATGAGCGTATGCTTGAATATTGTGACAAGGTCTATCGGATGTATGATGGCGGTCTGTCCCTAGCCAAATCATAA